One Rosa chinensis cultivar Old Blush chromosome 5, RchiOBHm-V2, whole genome shotgun sequence genomic region harbors:
- the LOC112165555 gene encoding transcription factor MYB102 encodes MGRAPCCDKNGLKKGPWTPEEDQKLVDYIQKHGYGNWRTLPKNAGLQRCGKSCRLRWTNYLRPDIKRGRFSFEEEETIVQLHSILGNKWSAIAARLPGRTDNEIKNYWNTHIRKRLLRMGIDPVTHSPRLDLLDFSSILYNSSHHHPQVNFSRLLGMQQMGLNPELLRLATILSSHRERNSNFFIQNDQQQHLCSPQNDQIPVQLVQSSQLQEPFQENVPVCATLNTGDIPFPHEVQPPTITDFSSQNCQISEWQSNGEAPSNFTENQYVQLPSLTYYDGSSDHQIVSDVSPETSNLYSYNSNNQNFNFTSVFSTPCSSPTPLNSNSTTYFNSGTEDERESYCSNMLKFDIPNILDDFIHV; translated from the exons ATGGGAAGAGCACCGTGTTGTGACAAAAACGGCCTGAAAAAAGGTCCATGGACTCCGGAGGAAGATCAGAAGCTCGTTGATTATATCCAGAAACACGGTTATGGCAACTGGAGGACGCTTCCAAAGAATGCAG GACTGCAAAGATGTGGAAAGAGCTGCCGTCTCAGGTGGACCAACTATCTGCGGCCTGATATCAAACGAGGAAGATTTTCTTTTGAAGAGGAGGAGACAATTGTTCAACTGCATAGCATTTTGGGCAACAA GTGGTCTGCTATTGCTGCTCGTTTGCCTGGAAGAACTGACAATGAAATCAAGAACTACTGGAACACCCACATTAGGAAGAGGCTTCTCCGAATGGGAATCGATCCGGTTACTCACAGTCCTCGGCTTGATCTGCTTGACTTCTCTTCCATTCTATACAACTCTTCTCATCATCACCCTCAAGTAAACTTTTCAAGGTTGCTTGGGATGCAACAAATGGGACTCAACCCTGAGCTACTAAGGCTAGCCACGATCCTATCATCTCATAGAGAAAGAAATTCAAACTTCTTCATTCAAAATGACCAGCAGCAGCATCTTTGCAGTCCCCAAAATGATCAAATCCCAGTACAGCTAGTCCAATCTAGCCAGCTCCAAGAACCCTTTCAAGAAAACGTTCCAGTTTGCGCCACATTGAACACCGGTGATATTCCATTTCCTCATGAAGTACAACCACCAACCATTACTGATTTCAGTTCCCAAAATTGCCAAATAAGTGAGTGGCAAAGTAATGGCGAGGCCCCTTCAAATTTTACTGAAAACCAATATGTTCAATTACCAAGCTTGACATATTATGATGGGTCGTCGGATCACCAGATCGTCAGTGATGTTTCACCCGAAACTTCGAATTTGTACTCCTACAACAGCAACAACCAGAATTTCAACTTCACTTCGGTGTTTTCAACGCCTTGCTCAAGCCCAACGCCTTTGAATTCAAACTCGACTACATACTTCAACAGCGGCACAGAGGATGAACGTGAGAGCTACTGTAGCAACATGTTGAAGTTTGACATCCCAAACATTTTGGATGATTTCATTCATGTGTAA